The following coding sequences are from one Acipenser ruthenus chromosome 7, fAciRut3.2 maternal haplotype, whole genome shotgun sequence window:
- the LOC117416142 gene encoding vesicular glutamate transporter 3-like produces the protein MPFGGFSGLKEKILKPGKEEVKHTVGDSLGNLQKTIDGSNVEEDNIELTEDGRPVQAPVRKPPLCDCGCCGLPKRYIIAILSGLGFCISFGIRCNLGVAIVEMVNNNTIYINGTEVMQPAQFNWDPETVGLIHGSFFWGYIVTQIPGGFISNKLAANRVFGAAIFLTSMLNMFIPFAARVHYGCVLFVRILQGLVEGVTYPACHGMWSKWAPPLERSRLATISFCGSYAGAVIAMPLAGVLVQYVGWSSVFYVYGVFGLMWYTCWLLFAYGSPAVHPTIDEEERTYIETSIGESANLLNAIEKFNTPWRKFFTSMPVYAIIVANFCRSWTFYLLLISQPAYFEEVFGFAISKVGLLSAVPHLVMTIVVPFGGQLADFLRSRKILSTTTVRKIMNCGGFGMEATFLLVVGYSHTRGVAISFLVLAVGFSGFAISGFNVNHLDIAPRYASILMGISNGVGTLSGMVCPLIVGAMTKHKTREEWQNVFLIAALVHYTGVIFYAIFASGEKQDWADPESTSEDKCGIIEEDELAEETELNREAFVSPKKKMTYGATVQNQSTHKQGWKKKKGVTVDMHEEEQASYHYENGNYQDTSQ, from the exons GACAATTGATGGTTCGAATGTAGAGGAAGATAACATTGAGTTGACGGAGGATGGCAGGCCAGTACAGGCCCCGGTACGGAAGCCCCCGCTGTGTGACTGTGGCTGCTGTGGATTGCCTAAGCGATACATCATTGCCATCCTGAGCGGCCTGGGCTTCTGCATTTCCTTTGGAATCAGGTGTAACCTGGGAGTGGCCATTGTGGAGATGGTCAATAACAACACCATTTACATCAACGGAACAGAAGTGATGCAG CCAGCGCAGTTTAACTGGGACCCGGAGACGGTGGGACTGATTCATGGCTCTTTCTTCTGGGGTTACATTGTCACTCAGATCCCAGGAGGTTTCATCTCTAATAAACTGGCTGCCAACAG gGTATTTGGAGCTGCCATTTTTTTGACCTCAATGCTTAATATGTTTATACCATTTGCGGCAAGGGTCCACtatggctgtgttttgtttgtgaggATACTGCAAGGCCTAGTAGAG GGTGTTACCTACCCAGCATGCCACGGGATGTGGAGCAAATGGGCACCCCCACTAGAACGAAGCAGGCTGGCAACCATTTCTTTCTGTG GTTCTTATGCAGGAGCTGTGATTGCTATGCCTTTAGCTGGAGTCCTTGTCCAGTATGTTGGATGGTCTtctgttttttatgtttatg GAGTGTTTGGCCTGATGTGGTACACGTGTTGGCTGTTATTTGCCTATGGAAGTCCAGCTGTACATCCCACCATAGATGAAGAAGAGAGGACATACATTGAGACAAGCATTGGAGAGAGCGCCAACTTACTGAATGCTATTGAG aaattcaATACTCCTTGGAGAAAGTTTTTCACATCAATGCCAGTATATGCCATTATTGTGGCCAACTTCTGCAGAAGCTGGACTTTCTATCTGCTGCTGATCAGTCAGCCTGCCTACTTTGAAGAGGTGTTTGGATTTGCCATCAGTAAG GTGGGGCTTCTGTCTGCTGTTCCTCACTTAGTCATGACAATAGTTGTCCCCTTTGGAGGGCAGCTGGCTGACTTCTTGAGGAGCCGAAAGATTCTGTCCACTACGACGGTCCGAAAAATCATGAACTGTGGAG GGTTTGGAATGGAGGCCACCTTTCTTCTTGTTGTTGGCTATTCTCATACAAGAGGTGTAGCTATCTCATTCTTAGTTCTTGCAGTTGGATTCAGTGGGTTTGCAATTTCAG gatttaatgtaaatcatttAGACATCGCCCCTCGATATGCCAGCATTCTAATGGGAATTTCCAACGGAGTTGGAACGTTGTCTGGAATGGTGTGTCCGCTTATTGTTGGGGCCATGACAAAGCACAAG ACCCGTGAAGAGTGGCAGAATGTATTCCTGATAGCAGCACTGGTGCACTACACTGGCGTGATCTTCTATGCCATCTTTGCCTCTGGTGAAAAACAGGACTGGGCTGACCCAGAAAGCACCAGCGAGGATAAGTGTGGAATCATAGAAGAGGACGAGCTGGCGGAGGAGACTGAACTGAACAGAGAGGCATTTGTCAGCCCAAAGAAAAAGATGACCTATGGGGCAACTGTCCAGAACCAAAGCACTCACAAGCAAGGATGGAAAAAGAAAAAGGGTGTCACGGTGGACATGCACGAAGAGGAGCAGGCCTCTTATCACTATGAAAATGGCAATTACCAGGACACATCACAATGA